The proteins below are encoded in one region of Ignavibacteria bacterium:
- a CDS encoding response regulator produces the protein MDISETQLSQIKRKKILIVDDLPQNLQVLGNTLRDCGFQIAFATSGKQALSIAALKMPNLILLDMSMPDMDGLTVCKKLKEDVKTKNIPVVFLTAKTESENIMKAMKAGGNDYVVKPFNTDDLIGRILFHLGLDKTGLAENSSNNSLALMTALMGEYLERWKNVKAGLFINDVIDFAKGVQELAKGHKVKALLDYGEELYVNADKLNIAKMTELIDQYPVLVKMLYKQ, from the coding sequence ATGGACATTTCAGAAACACAACTGTCACAAATTAAAAGAAAAAAGATTCTTATTGTTGATGACCTGCCTCAGAACCTGCAGGTTCTGGGAAATACACTGAGGGATTGCGGATTTCAGATCGCCTTTGCCACCAGCGGCAAGCAGGCCCTCAGTATAGCCGCTTTAAAGATGCCCAATTTAATTCTGCTCGATATGTCTATGCCTGATATGGACGGGCTTACAGTATGCAAAAAACTAAAGGAAGATGTAAAAACAAAGAACATTCCGGTTGTATTTCTTACGGCAAAAACAGAGTCTGAAAACATAATGAAAGCCATGAAAGCCGGGGGTAACGATTACGTAGTAAAACCGTTTAATACCGACGACCTGATAGGTAGGATCTTATTCCACCTTGGCCTTGATAAAACCGGCCTGGCAGAGAATTCTTCTAACAACTCCTTAGCCTTAATGACCGCCCTTATGGGTGAATACCTTGAGAGGTGGAAAAATGTTAAAGCCGGTCTTTTTATTAATGACGTCATTGACTTTGCAAAAGGCGTTCAGGAACTGGCAAAGGGGCATAAAGTAAAAGCGCTCCTGGATTATGGCGAAGAGCTTTACGTTAATGCCGACAAGCTGAATATTGCAAAAATGACTGAACTTATTGACCAGTACCCTGTACTCGTAAAAATGCTTTACAAGCAGTAG
- a CDS encoding DUF4870 domain-containing protein produces the protein MEETILFEDKKWATLAHLSVFSGFIIPFGNLILPIVIWTSKREFHFTVDQCKEVLNFQISVLIYFLVLLVSFVLSIISSEHGEPHLASIIIIGLLVIALGIYYLVATIIGALQANNGVRYRYAISIRFIK, from the coding sequence ATGGAAGAAACAATTCTCTTTGAGGACAAGAAGTGGGCTACACTGGCTCATCTTAGCGTGTTTTCGGGGTTCATTATACCATTCGGGAATCTTATCCTTCCTATTGTAATCTGGACATCAAAACGTGAATTCCATTTTACAGTCGACCAGTGCAAGGAAGTGCTTAATTTTCAGATTTCAGTGCTGATTTATTTTTTGGTGCTTCTGGTGTCTTTTGTTCTGTCTATAATCTCCTCGGAGCATGGCGAGCCGCATCTTGCATCGATTATTATTATCGGGCTTCTTGTTATTGCTCTAGGCATCTACTACCTCGTTGCAACAATAATCGGCGCTCTACAGGCTAATAACGGCGTCAGGTACCGCTATGCGATAAGCATCAGGTTCATAAAGTAA
- a CDS encoding TerC family protein, with protein MEYLMEWILFLVFVLVMLFLDLGVFHKTSHVVKVKEALIWSAVWIALALLFNIGIYFWKGEQKALEFFTGYLIEKSLSVDNIFIFVLVFSFFKVPPLYQHKVLFWGIFGALIMRVIFIFAGVALIEQFHWIIYVFGVFLIYTGIRMISEKDKEVHPEKNPVLKLARKYIRVLPSYEEDKFFVRKNNIRYATPLFIVLLFIETTDLIFAVDSIPAILAISSDPFIVFTSNVFAILGLRSLYFALAGIIEKFVYLSYGLALILMFVGLKMLLSDIIHIPIGISLGVIALILTASIVLSLKAKKGPKILKEVKEMSRKIVDKKS; from the coding sequence ATGGAGTATTTAATGGAATGGATTCTTTTTCTCGTTTTTGTTTTGGTTATGCTGTTTTTGGATCTTGGGGTCTTTCATAAAACCTCGCACGTGGTAAAAGTTAAGGAGGCTCTGATATGGAGTGCCGTCTGGATTGCACTTGCCCTCCTGTTTAACATAGGGATTTATTTTTGGAAAGGTGAGCAGAAAGCGCTGGAGTTTTTTACCGGCTATTTAATAGAAAAGTCGCTCAGCGTGGATAACATATTTATCTTTGTACTTGTGTTCTCTTTTTTCAAAGTACCGCCATTATATCAGCACAAGGTTCTTTTCTGGGGAATATTCGGAGCCCTCATAATGAGGGTCATTTTCATCTTTGCCGGGGTTGCCTTAATTGAGCAGTTTCACTGGATCATCTACGTCTTTGGGGTGTTCCTGATTTATACTGGGATCAGGATGATTTCAGAAAAAGACAAGGAAGTTCATCCGGAGAAAAATCCCGTCCTGAAGCTGGCCCGGAAATACATACGCGTACTGCCCTCCTACGAAGAGGACAAATTCTTTGTAAGAAAGAACAACATCAGGTATGCCACCCCCTTATTCATAGTGCTTCTTTTTATTGAAACCACAGACCTGATCTTTGCCGTGGATTCAATTCCGGCTATTCTTGCAATTTCTTCCGACCCGTTTATAGTTTTTACTTCAAACGTATTTGCAATACTTGGCCTCAGGTCGCTTTATTTTGCACTGGCGGGTATAATAGAGAAGTTTGTTTACCTTTCTTACGGCCTTGCTCTTATACTGATGTTTGTGGGCTTAAAGATGCTGCTAAGCGACATAATCCATATACCTATAGGAATATCTCTTGGCGTAATTGCGCTGATTCTTACGGCGTCCATTGTGCTTTCGCTTAAAGCAAAGAAAGGACCCAAAATACTTAAAGAGGTTAAAGAGATGAGCAGGAAGATTGTGGATAAAAAATCTTAA